The Pseudomonas sp. LFM046 region CAACGCCGGCGGCAGTGCCAGCCCGTTCGAGTCCTGGCTGACCTTCCGTGGCGCCAAGACCCTGGCCCTGCGCATGAAGGCCCATTCGGCCAACGCCCAGGCCCTGGCCGAAGCCCTCGAAGCCCACCCGAAGGTGGCGCGGGTGTTCTACCCCGGCCTGCCGTCCCATCCGGACCACGCCCTGGCCCAGCGGCTGTTCCCCAAAGGCGCTTCGGGGATGCTCAGCTTCACCCTGCACGGCGGCCTGGCCGAGGTGGACCGGCTGATGCGCGGCCTGAAGAACACCGCCTTCGCGCCGTCCCTGGCGGGGGTCGCCAGCAGCATCACCCACCCCGGCAAGACCTCCCATCGCGCCCTGTCGGCCGAGGCCCTGGCGGAGCTGGATATCCACGACGGCACCATCCGCGTGTCGGTGGGCATCGAGGATGCGGACGACATCGTCGCCGACTTCGTGCAGGCGCTGGATAGGCTCTGATCCAGGTTCGACCTGAGGCGGGTCTCATTTCTGTAGGGGCGAATTCATTCGCCAAGGGCAGCGCAGCTGCCCCTAGCGGGCCTTGCAGGGCAGACCTTCGGCCTGCTTGGCGAATGAATTCGCCCCTACAGGAAAAGCACCGCCCGACGCGGGCGCCCGCTTCTATTCTTATTCAATAACGGTATTTCACCAGTCATTCTTATATCCGTTAATCTCGCGCCATAACTTGTTATAACAAGTAAGGAATTCAAGCGAAGGACACTATGGCCGAACTGCTCCCCCTCTCCCCGGTACCGCTCTACAGCCAGCTCAAGGAGCTGCTGCGCGGGCGCATCCTCGACGGCACCTACCCGCCCCACAGCCGCATGCCTTCGGAAAGCGAGCTGGGCAAGGCCTTCAACGTCAGCCGCATCACCGTGCGCCAGGCGCTGGGCGATCTGCAGAAGGAAGGGCTGATCTTCAAGATCCACGGCAAGGGCACCTTCGTTGCCAAACCCAAGGCCTTCCAGAACGTCACCACCCTGCAGGGCCTGGCCGAGTCCATGACCCAGATGGGCTACGAAGTGCTCAACCGCCTGCGCAGTTTCCGCCATGTACCCGCCAGTCCGTTGGTGGCGGCGCGCCTGCAGGTGGGGGAAGGCAGCCCGGTGACCGAGATTCGCCGCGTGCGCCTGATCAACCGGGAGCCGGTGTCGCTGGAAATCACCTGGCTGCCCAAGGCCGTGGGCGAGAAGCTGGAAAAGGCAGACCTCGCCACCCGCGACATCTTCCTGATCCTGGAAAACGACTGCGGCATTCCCTTGGGCCACGCCGATCTGGCCATCGACGCCGTGCTCGCCGACGGCGACCTGACCCAGGCGCTGGAGGTGGAGGAGGGCGCGCCGATCATGCGCATCGAGCGCCTGACCCACACCGCCGATGGCACGCCGCTGGACTTCGAACACCTCTACTACCGTGGCGATGCCTTCCAGTACCGCCTGCGCATCGACCGTCAGAAGGGACCCCAGGCATGAGCACCCAGCACCAGGATTACGACATCGTTGTCATCGGCGGCGGCACCGCCGGCCCCATGGCCGCGATCAAGGCCAAGGAGCACAACCGCGAGTTGCGCGTGCTGCTGCTGGACAAGGCCAACGTCAAGCGCAGTGGCGCCATCAGCATGGGCATGGACGGCCTGAACAACGCCATCATTCCCGGCCACGCGACGCCCGAGCAGTACACCAAGGAAATCACCGTCGCCAACGACGGCATCGTCAACCAGGCCACCGTCTACGCCTACGCCACCCACAGCTTCGAGACTATCCAGCAGCTCGACCGCTGGGGCGTGAAGTTCGAGAAGGACGAAACCGGCGACTACGCGGTGAAGAAGGTCCACCACATGGGCGCCTACGTGTTGCCCATGCCCGAGGGGCACGACATCAAGAAGGTGCTCTACCGCCAGCTCAAGCGTGCGCGGGTGGAGATCAGCAACCGCGTGGTCTGCACCCGCCTGCTGCTGGACGGCGACGGGGCCGCGTGTGGCGTCATGGGCTTCGACTGCCGCAGCGGCGAGTTCCGGGTGATCCGCGCCAAGGCGGTGATCCTCGCCTGCGGCGCGGCCGGTCGCCTCGGCCTGCCATCTTCGGGCTACCTGATGGGCACCTACGAGAACCCGACCAACGCCGGCGACGGCTACGCCATGGCCTATCACGCCGGGGCGGAGCTGGCGAACCTGGAGTGCTTCCAGATCAACCCGCTGATCAAGGACTACAACGGCCCGGCCTGCGCCTACGTCACCGGACCGCTGGGCGGCTACACCGCCAACAGCAAGGGCGAGCGCTTCATCGAGTGTGACTACTGGAGCGGCCAGATGATGTGGGAGTTCCACCAGGAGCTGGAGGGCGGAAACGGTCCGGTGTTCCTCAAGCTGGACCACCTGGCCGAGGAAACCATCCAGACCATCGAGGACATCCTGCACAGCAACGAGCGCCCCAGCCGTGGCCAGTTCCACGCCAATCGCGGCACCGACTACCGCCAGCAGATGGTGGAAATGCACATCTCCGAAATCGGCTTCTGCTCCGGCCATTCGGCCTCGGGCGTGTGGGTCAACGAGAAGGCCGAGACCAGCGTGAAGGGCCTGTACGCGGCGGGCGACATGGCCGCCGTGCCACACAACTACATGCTCGGCGCCTTCACCTACGGCTGGTTCGCCGGGGTCAACGCGGCGGATTACGTCGCCGGGCGTGCCTTCGCCGACATCGATTCCGACCAGGTGGAGCGCGAGCGGGCACGGGTCTTCGCGCCGCTCAACCGGGAACACGGCCTGCCGCCGGCCCAGGTCGAGTACAAGCTGCGGCGCATGGTCAACGACTACCTGCAGCCGCCCAAGGTGACGAAGAAGATGGAGATCGGCCTCGCACGCTTCGCCGAGATCGAGCGGGACCTGGCGCAGATGAAGGCCAGCAACCCCCACGAGCTGATGCGCGCGATGGAAGTGGCGGTGATCCGCGACTGCGCCGAAATGGCTGCCCGCGCCTCCCTGTATCGCGCCGAAAGCCGCTGGGGCCTGTACCACCATCGCGTGGACTTCCCCGAGCGCAACGACGCCGACTGGTTCTGCCATTGCCACCTGAAGAAGGGCGAGGACGGCTGCATGACCAGCTTCACGAAGCCGGTGGAGCCCTACCTGATTCCGCTGGATGCGGAGGAGCAGCAGGCCTACGACCGGCTGCGTGTGAAGACCGAAGCCGCCGCGTGAACGGGGACGCCCCGTAGGTTGGGTAGAGCGGAGCGAAACCCGACATGGAGCGCAACGCGCTCCTCGCCAGACCCATAACGAGAGCCCCAGACTCCAAGGAATCGTGAAATGGCCCATCAGCCCCAGGAAATCTTCTTCCGCAGCAGCGCGCCGGTGACCATCGATGAAGACAAGTGCATCGCTCACAAGGGCTGCACCGTCTGCGTCGAGGTCTGCCCCATGGACCTGCTGGCCATCAACCCGGCCACCCAGAAGGCCTACATGGCCTTCGACGAGTGCTGGTACTGCATGCCCTGCGAGAAGGATTGCCCGACCGGCGCGGTGACGGTGGAGATTCCCTACCTCCTGCGCTGACGATACCCATCAAAGCCCGACATCAGAAAGCAAACAGCCATCCGGCCCACCCCCGGACGCCTCACCTGAAAGCCCCTCGTTTCCCACCACCCAGCCATGTGGCGGAGACGATTCCAATACTCATGATTCGAGGGGAATTACCCATGCGTCTTCGTGCAACCGTCGCCAGCCTCGCGCTGGCCGTTTCCAGTCTGTCCGCCTCCGCCGAGACTATCCGCATCGCCATCGGCACCCAGGACACCACCATCAACTGCGCCACCGGCGGCCTGCTCATCCGCGAGCTGGGTCTGCTGGACAAGTACCTGCCCCATGACGGCAAGTACAAGGACGCCGACTACCAGGTGGAGTGGAAGAACTTCACCAGCGGCGCGCCGCTGACCAATGAAATGGTCGCCGGCAAGCTGGACTTCGGCGCCATGGCCGACTTCCCCGGCTCCTTCAACGGCGTGGCGCACCTCGACGCCGGCAAGCGCAGCCTGTTCATCAGCGTGCTGTCGGGCAGCACCCGAGGCAGTGGCAACGGCATCGTGGTGCCGGCATCGTCCAGCGTGCAGTCCCTGGCCGAACTCAAGGGCAAGACCATCTCCGTGCCCTTCGCCTCCACCGCCCACGGCATGCTGCTGCGCGCTGTCGCCGCCCAGGGCTGGGACCCGGAGAAGGACGTGCGCATCATCGCCCAGCCGCCGGAGATCGCCGGCTCCGCCCTGCGCAGCAACCGCATCGAGGCCCACGCCGATTTCGTGCCCTTCGCCGAGCTGTTCCCCAACCGTGGCTTCGCACGGAAGATCTACGACGGTTCCCAGGCCCAGGCGCCGACCTTCCACGGTGCCCTGGTGGACGCGGCCTATGCGAAGAAGTACCCGGAGATCGTCACCGCCTACCTGCGCGCCAGCCTGGAGGCCGACCGCCTGTTCGCCGAGTCGCCCGAGAAGTACAGCGAGCTGATCGAGAAGGTCACCGGCATCGAGGCCGAAGTGAACTACCTGTTCCACGGCCCCCTCGGCCTGCAGACCCGCGACCTCACCTGGAAGCCCGAGTACCGCAAGGCAGTGGCCACCTCCATCGACACCCTCAAACTCTTGAAGAAGACCGATCGTGGCCTGGACACCGACCGGTTCATCGACGACCAGTACATCCGCGCGGCCTTCAAGGCGTCCGGGCAGGACTACGACCAGGCGCTGAAGAACTACGCCCCGTTGCCGCTCAAGGCCAACGACGCGCTGACCGGCAAGCCGATCACCGACTTCAAGCGCCTGGCGCAGATCTGGGTGCGCGGCGAAGACAAGGTCCGTCACTACGCCTCGCCGGAAGCCGCACTGACCGCGTTGGCCCAGCTGGAAAAGGAAGGCAAGGACATCCGCGCCATCTACGCCCAGGCTGCCGACAGCGGGATCAAGTTGCTGGCCAACCAGGCCTGGTTCGTGCGCAACGACCAGGGTGAGCTGAGCGCCTTCCTGCTCAAGGAGCAGGCCGAGCAATACGCTCAGCGCAACGGTGGCACCGCGCTGGATTTCGTCAGCGCCAACCAGAAGCAGGTGGCCCAGCGCTGACGGCCCTAGCCCTCTCCCCTCGGGGAGAGGGGGACAGCCAGGAGAAGATCGATGACGAACCTTTACCGCTGGCCCCTGCGCCTCGCCTCGCTGGCTGCCTGCCTGCTGTTCTGGCAGCTGGCCGCCACCGCGCGGCTGGACCTGGGCCTGTTCACCTTCACCTATGTGCCCACGCCCGCTGCCGTGCTGGAGGCCGCCTGGCAGCTGGCGCACTCGAGCAAGCTGCTGCCGCACCTCACCAGCAGCCTGGCGCGGGTGTTCGCTGGCTACCTGGCCGCCGCGCTGCTGGGCGTACTGCTGGGCCTGGCCATCGGCCGCTCGAAATGGGCCGAAGACAGCCTGTTGCCACCGCTGGAAGTGCTGCGGCCGATTCCCGCCGTGGCCTGGATTCCCCTGGCCATCCTGATGTTCCCCTCGTCGGAGCTGTCGATGGTGTTCATCACTTTTACCGGCGCGCTGTTTCCCATCCTGCTCAACACCGTGCACGGCGTCGAAGGCGTCGACCCGCGCCTGATCGCTTCGGCGCGCAGCCTCGGCGCCGGGCGCGTGGCGATCCTGCGGGAGGTGATCCTGCCGGGCGCGACGCCGAGCATCGTCACGGGGCTGGCCATCGGCATGGGCACGTCGTGGTTCTGCCTGGTCACCGCCGAAATGATCTCCGGCCAGTTCGGCATCGGTTACTACACCTGGGAGTCCTACGTCGTGCAGAACTACCCCGACATCGTGGTCGGCATGTTGCTGATCGGTCTGCTCGGCATGGGCAGCAGCGGCCTGGTGAAACGTTTTGGTGCCCTGGCCACGCCCTGGTACCGCGCGCGGAGGACTGCCTGATGAGCGCCCTCGAGCAATCCGTGGAGCCCGGCCGCATCGAGGCCCGTGGCATTTCCATCCGCCTGGGGCAGGGCAGCGATGCCTTCGAGGCGGTGCAGGCGCTGGACTTCGCCATCGCGCCGGGAGAGTTCGTCTGCATCCTCGGTCCGTCCGGTTGTGGCAAGTCCACCCTGCTCGGCGCGTTGGCCGGCCACCTGCGCCCCAGCGCCGGCAGGCTGGAAGTGGACGGCCGGCCAATCAGCGGGCCATCGCCCGAGCGCGGCATGGTGTTCCAGCACCATACGCTGCTGCCTTGGCGCAGCGTGCTGGACAACGTCGCCTTCGGCCTGAAGATGCAGGGCCTGGGCAAGTCCGAGCGCCGCCGCCAGGCCGCCGAGTTCCTGCGTCTGGTGGGCCTGGAAGATTTCGCCGGCCGCTGGCCGAGTCAGCTGTCCGGGGGCATGCAGCAGCGTGCTGAAATCGCCCGGGTGCTGATCAACCGTCCGCGCCTCTTGCTGATGGACGAACCGTTCGGGGCCCTCGACGCGCAGACCCGCTCGCGGATGCAGGAACTGCTGCTGGATATCTGGACGCGCATCCGCACCACCGTGGTGTTCGTCACCCATGACATCGACGAAGCGCTGTTCCTCGCCGACCGCATCCTGGTGATGAGCCCGCGTCCCGGCCGCTTCATCGAAAACCTGCGCCTGGACTTCCCACGTCCGCGCCGCGCCAGCCTGCTCACCAGTCCTGGCTTCTCCCACCTCAAGCGCCACTGCCTGGAACTGCTGCGCCATGAAGAAGGCCGCGAGTTGCCACGCCTGACCCCGCTGGGCCTGCCCACCGACCACCCGCCACTGCGAATTGCCCTATGACCGAGCGTACTAGCGACAACCCCGACATCCTCGACCTGCTGCCGCGTCTCACCGATGACGACGCCGGCGTACGTCGCATCGCCCTGATCGAACTGGCCGACCTGGAAGACCCCGAAGGCTTGCCCTGGCTCACCGACGCCCTGGTGGTGGACCCGGCGGCCGAGGTGCGCGCCGAAGCCGCCCGCCTGCTGGAAGCCTGGGAAGAACCCGACGTGGTGCAAGCGCTCTGCGCCGCCCTGGCGGATGCCGCCGAGCCTGTGCGCCTGGCCGCCGCCCAGAGCCTCAGCGAACTGAAGACCCTGGAGGCCGGACGCGTGATCCTGCCCTGGGTGGCCCATGCCGATGCCTTCGTGCGTAGCAGCGCCCTGCGTGCACTGCGTGAGCTGCGTCTGGAGGAGGCTGCCGGCCCGGCCCTGCTGGCGCTGGAGGATGCCGAAGCTGTGGTGCGCCGCGAGGCGGTGGGCATCCTCGGCTGGCTCAAGCATGACGCTGCGTTGCCGGAACTGGCGCGATTGGCCAGCGACGACGCCGATACCGAAGTACGCCGCGCCGCCACCGGCGCCCTCGGCCTGGCCCGCGACGCCAGCGTATTGGCCGCGCTGTATGCGGCCTTGCGCGATACCACCTGGCAGGTACGCGAGGAAGCCGCCACCACCCTGGGCAAGGTCGGCCTGGCAGAAGCCGGTCCCGCACTCGTGCAGGCCCTGAGCGACGATTACTGGCAGGTACGCCTGCGTGCCGCCCGTGCGCTGGGTCGCCTGCGTTATCGCGAGGCAGGTGTGCAGTTGGCCGCACTCCTCGGCCACGGCATCGCCAACCTGCGCAAGGAGGCGGCGCTGGCCCTCGGTGAGTTGGGCGACGCCGCCGCATTGCCGGCCCTGCGCCAGGCCGCCGCCGACGGCGATCCGGAAGTGCGCAAGGCGGTACGCATTGCCCTGGCGCAACTGCAAGGGGCGGCCTGATGGACGCCCCCAGCGCACTGCGCAATTCACGTAGCCAGACGTCGCTGATGCTGGAGTGGGCGGATGGCGAACGCCAGACGATCAGCCACGCCCGCCTGCGCGGCGCCTGCCCCTGCTCGCAATGCAAGGCGGCGCGGTTGCGCGGGGTGATTGCGCTGGTGGATGAGGACGTGCGCCTGGAGCGCATTGCGCTCCAGGGCTATGGCGTGCAACTGGTGTTCAGTGATGGGCACGAACGGGGGATTTATCCCTGGGGGTATTTGCGGGAGTTGGGCCACGCAGGATCAGCCCGGTAGGGTGCGCTGCGCGCACTGGAATCTCCGCGCGGGACTTCTGGTGCGCACGGCGCACCCTACGAGGCAGGCTGCGCCGACGCACGCTCTCGGTTCTTCAGAACGGCCTGTCCCCCAGAATGGTCGCCCGATGCATTACCCGCCGTTGCGGCCGGTAGTCGTCCACCGCGAAGTGCTGGGTGATGCGGTTGTCCCAGAAGGCCACGTCGTTTTCCTGCCAGCGCCAGCGGATGGTGAACTCGGGGCGGGTGGCGTGGGCGAAGAGGAAGCGCAGCAGCGCGTCGCTTTCCGCTGCCGTCAGTTCGTTGATGCGGGTGGTGAAGCCTTCATTGACGAACAGCCCCTTGCGCCCGGTGACCGGATGGGTGCGTACCACCGGGTGGCTGCGGGGCGGGTGCTTGCGCTTGGCGTCTTCCAGGCGCTCCTGTTCTTCGGGCGTGAGGCTGAAGCGTTCCTCGGGGAAGGAGCGGCTCAGGTCGTGGTTGGCGGTGAGGTCTTCCAACAGTTGCTGAATGGGTTTCGACAGCGCGTCGTAGGCGGCGCTGCTGCTGGCCCAGAGCGTGTCGCCGCCAAAGGGCGGCAGTTGCTTGGCGGCCAGCACCGCGCCCAATGCCGGGGTTTCCAGGAAGGTCACGTCGGTGTGCCAGAGGGCGTTGTCGCGCACATCGGTGACGGCGGTATCCAGCACCAGCACTTCCGGTTGTTCGGGGATGTTCGGGTAGATCGGATGGATATGCAGGTCGCCGAAGTGGCGGGCGAAGGCGGCTTGCTGTTGCGGGTTGAGCGGCTGGCCGCGAAAGAACAGCACCTGGTGGGTGAGCAGGGCGCGTTCCACCGCTTCGCGCTGCGTGGCGTCGAGGGGACGGTTGAGGTCGAGGCCTTCGACCACGGCGCCGAGGGCGGGGGAGAGCGGGGTGATGTGCAGAGGCATGGCGTTGTCTCGCGAGGCCCAACGAATGGGTCAGTGGTTCTGCCCATGCCAGGGCACGAGCTTGCGTTGCAGGGCGCGCAGGCCGAGTTCGAGGGCGAAGGCGATCAGGGCGATGACGAGGATGCCGAGGATCACCACATCGGTGACCAGGAACTGCGCCGCCGACTGCACCATGAAGCCCAAGCCGCGGGTGGCGGCCACCAGTTCGGCGGCCACCAGGGTGGACCAGCCGACGCCGAGGCCGATGCGTACGCCGGTGAGGATGTCCGGCAGGGCACTGGGCAGGATCACATGGCGGATCAGCTGCGCCTGGCTGGCGCCCAGGGACTGCGCCGCGCGCAGCTTCGCCGGGTCGACGTTGCGCACGCCGGTGGCGGTGGCGATGGCGATGGGGGCGAAGATCGCGAGGAAAATCAGCAATACCTTGGACAGCTCACCGATGCCGCACCAGATGACGATCAGCGGCAGGTAGGCCAGCGGCGGGATGGGCCGATAGAACTCGATCAGCGGGTCGAAGATGCCGCGTGCGATCCGATTGCGGCCGATGGCGACGCCCAGCGGAACGGCGGTCAGCACCGCCGCCAGCAGGGCCACGCCGATGCGCCCCAGGCTGGCGCCCAGGTGTTGCCAAAGGCTGGCGTCCATATAGCCCTGGTTCAGCAGTATCCAGCCCTTGCGCGCGATGGCCTGGGGGCTGGGCAGGAACAGCGGTTCGATCAGGCCGGCGGTGGTCACCGCCCACCACGCCAACACCAGGCTGGCCAGGGTGAGGATGCTGATGGACAGCGTGCTCAGTGGTCGGCGCTGGCGGGGATTCACGACCGGGGTGGCCTTGTCGGCCAGGGGCAGTTCGAGGCTGCTCATGCGCTTCTCCTCTGGCGTTCGGCGAAGACCTGGGCGAGCACGTGCTCGCGGGTCTCGATGAAGCGCGGGTCGGACTTGATCGCCCGCGCGCTTTCCCCGGCGGCGTAGCGCTGGCCGAAGTCCAGGCGCAGGCGCTCGCTGATGCGGCCCGGGTTGGGCGACAGCAGGATGAGTTCGGTGGCGAGGAACACGGCTTCCTCGATGTCGTGGGTAATCAGGAACACCGGCTTGGCGGTGCGACGCCAGACCTGCAACAGCAGCTCCTGCATCTGCTCGCGGGTGAAGGCGTCGAGGGCGCCGAAGGGTTCGTCCATCAGCAGCACGCGCGGGTCGGCGGCCAATGCGCGGGCGATGCCGACGCGCTGTTTCTGCCCGCCGGAAAGCTCCCAGATGCGGCGTTTGTCGAAGCCGGCCAGGTCCACCAGGGCAAGCATGTCGCGGGCGCGCGACTCGCGTTCGGTGCGGGGGATGCCGGCCAGCTCCAGGCCGAAGGCGACGTTGCCCAGCACGTCCTGCCAGGGCAGCAGGGCGTCGTCCTGGAACACCACGCCGCGCTCGGCACTTGGGCCGTTGACGGGGACGCCGTCGAGGCTGATGCGCCCGGCGCTGGGGGCGACGAAGCCGGCGATGAGGTTGAGCAGGGTGGTCTTGCCGCTGCCGGAGGGGCCGAGGGCCACCAGCAGTTCGCCGGGCCCGAGATTGAGGGAGATGTCGGTCAGTACCGGCTCGGCCGTGCCGGGGTACTGTGCGCTGATGCGCTCCAGTTGGAGTAGGGCCATTTTCTGCGAGTCTCTGGAGGGCCTGCCCGACAGCTCCGGGCAGGCGGCCGCCTGTCAGTTGGTGACGTATTTGGCGCTGACGTAGGGCGCGTAGTCGGGCAGCACGGCGTCGACCTTGCCCTGTTCCTTCAGGAAGGACGCGGTCTCGGTGAGCGCCTGGGTGGTGGGGGCACCGAGGGCGGTGGCCTGGTCGGCCGCCAGCGGGAATACGTTGCCCTGCAGCAGCAGCGGGATGTCCTCTGCCTTGGCGCCGGAGAGCTTCACCAGCTTGTCGATGTTGCCCTTGTCGGCCAGCCAGGCTTTCGGGTCCTTGCGGTAATCGGCGTAGGCGTCGAGGGTCACCTTGGCGAAGGCGCGGACGACTTCCGGGTGCTTCTCGGCGAAGTCCTTGCGCACGATCCAGGCATCGAAGGTGGGGGCGCCCAGCTTGCCCAGTTCGGCGGAGCTGATCAGCACCTTGCCGTTGGACTTGGCCACGCCCAGGGCCGGGTCCCAGACGTAGGTGGCGTCGATGTCGCCGCGCTGCCAGGCGGCGATGATGGCCGGCGGCGCGAGGTTGAGGATGGTCACCTTGGTGGGGTCGATCTGCCAGTGCTTGAGGGCCGCCAGCAGGCTGTAGTGGCCGGTGGAAACGAAGGGCACGGCGATCTTCTTGCCGATCAGATCCTCGGGCTTGGCGATGCCGGCGCCGTTGCGCGTCACCAGGGCTTCGGCGTCGCCGATCTGGGTGGCGATGAGGAAGGTCTGGATCGGCAACTGGCGTGTAGCGGCCGCCGCCAGGGGGCTGGAGCCGACATAGCCGATCTGCACGTCACCGGAGGCAACGGCGGTGATGACGTCGGCGCCGCTGTCGAACTTGCGCCAATCGATGCTGGACTTGCTCGCCTTCTCGTAGGCGCCGTCGGCCTGGGCCACCTTGGCCGGGTCGACGGTGGTCTGGTAGGCGACGGTGAAGTCCGCGGCGTGGGCGCTCAGGGCCAGGCCGCCAAGGGTCAGGGCCGCCAGCAGGCGACGGGGAAACAGGGACGGGATCATGGAGGTGCTCCTCAACGGGCTGGGGCCGGTCTTGGAGGCCGGGCCACGGGACAGGGGGATGCTGCGATCTGGGTGTCCGGTGGTCCGGTGAGCAGAATTTAGATGATCTAAAAAACTGCGAATAAATAATTTTTTGGAATGAGCTTAGAGATCGAGAAAGCTCAAGGGTTGGAATCTTTTATTCCATATAGCTATTTACATCTGAAAAATAATTCTTTTTTGAAATTAGCAGTCGCCCCCTAGAGTGGCGGCCTGCCGAAAGCGGACCGCCGCATCGCACTTGCACCGGAGCCTGTGAAAACGACAGTGGCTTCGAAGGTCACGCAGCGGCGTAACGCGTCTGCTCCTGCTCCGGGCATCCAACACCCTTAAAAGATCGCAATGGAGCATGAGCATGAACAAATCGTCCCTGACCCTGGCTGTCGCCCTTGGCGTGCTGGCCCAGCAGGCCGCCGCCGGCGGCTTCATCGAAGACAGCAAGGCCAACCTGGCGCTGCGCAACTTCTACATCAACCAGGACAACCGCGAAGGCGCGGCGGCGCCGTCGAAGCAGGAAGAGTGGGGCCAGGGCTTCCTCCTCAACTACAGCTCCGGCTTCACCGAGGGCACCGTCGGCGTCGGTGTCGACGCCCTCGGCCTGCTCGGCGTCCGGCTGGATTCCGGGCGCGGCACCCACTTCAACCCGACCAGCGCCAACTACGGCGGCATCGTCTTCCCCACCGACGAGGACGGCCGCGCGGTGGACGAGTTCAGTAGCCTGGGGCTGACCGGCAAGCTGCGCCTGTCGAAGACCGAGGCGCGCCTCGGCACCCTGCTGCCGAAGCTGCCGGTGGTGACCTACAACGACGGCCGCCTGCTGCCGCAGACCTTCGAGGGCGGGCAGGTGACCTCCAGCGAGATCGCTGGCCTGACCCTGGTCGGCGGCCAGCTGGA contains the following coding sequences:
- a CDS encoding gamma-butyrobetaine hydroxylase-like domain-containing protein, with the protein product MDAPSALRNSRSQTSLMLEWADGERQTISHARLRGACPCSQCKAARLRGVIALVDEDVRLERIALQGYGVQLVFSDGHERGIYPWGYLRELGHAGSAR
- a CDS encoding ferredoxin family protein, yielding MAHQPQEIFFRSSAPVTIDEDKCIAHKGCTVCVEVCPMDLLAINPATQKAYMAFDECWYCMPCEKDCPTGAVTVEIPYLLR
- the tauD gene encoding taurine dioxygenase; the encoded protein is MPLHITPLSPALGAVVEGLDLNRPLDATQREAVERALLTHQVLFFRGQPLNPQQQAAFARHFGDLHIHPIYPNIPEQPEVLVLDTAVTDVRDNALWHTDVTFLETPALGAVLAAKQLPPFGGDTLWASSSAAYDALSKPIQQLLEDLTANHDLSRSFPEERFSLTPEEQERLEDAKRKHPPRSHPVVRTHPVTGRKGLFVNEGFTTRINELTAAESDALLRFLFAHATRPEFTIRWRWQENDVAFWDNRITQHFAVDDYRPQRRVMHRATILGDRPF
- a CDS encoding GntR family transcriptional regulator translates to MAELLPLSPVPLYSQLKELLRGRILDGTYPPHSRMPSESELGKAFNVSRITVRQALGDLQKEGLIFKIHGKGTFVAKPKAFQNVTTLQGLAESMTQMGYEVLNRLRSFRHVPASPLVAARLQVGEGSPVTEIRRVRLINREPVSLEITWLPKAVGEKLEKADLATRDIFLILENDCGIPLGHADLAIDAVLADGDLTQALEVEEGAPIMRIERLTHTADGTPLDFEHLYYRGDAFQYRLRIDRQKGPQA
- a CDS encoding fumarate reductase/succinate dehydrogenase flavoprotein subunit — protein: MSTQHQDYDIVVIGGGTAGPMAAIKAKEHNRELRVLLLDKANVKRSGAISMGMDGLNNAIIPGHATPEQYTKEITVANDGIVNQATVYAYATHSFETIQQLDRWGVKFEKDETGDYAVKKVHHMGAYVLPMPEGHDIKKVLYRQLKRARVEISNRVVCTRLLLDGDGAACGVMGFDCRSGEFRVIRAKAVILACGAAGRLGLPSSGYLMGTYENPTNAGDGYAMAYHAGAELANLECFQINPLIKDYNGPACAYVTGPLGGYTANSKGERFIECDYWSGQMMWEFHQELEGGNGPVFLKLDHLAEETIQTIEDILHSNERPSRGQFHANRGTDYRQQMVEMHISEIGFCSGHSASGVWVNEKAETSVKGLYAAGDMAAVPHNYMLGAFTYGWFAGVNAADYVAGRAFADIDSDQVERERARVFAPLNREHGLPPAQVEYKLRRMVNDYLQPPKVTKKMEIGLARFAEIERDLAQMKASNPHELMRAMEVAVIRDCAEMAARASLYRAESRWGLYHHRVDFPERNDADWFCHCHLKKGEDGCMTSFTKPVEPYLIPLDAEEQQAYDRLRVKTEAAA
- a CDS encoding ABC transporter permease, with amino-acid sequence MTNLYRWPLRLASLAACLLFWQLAATARLDLGLFTFTYVPTPAAVLEAAWQLAHSSKLLPHLTSSLARVFAGYLAAALLGVLLGLAIGRSKWAEDSLLPPLEVLRPIPAVAWIPLAILMFPSSELSMVFITFTGALFPILLNTVHGVEGVDPRLIASARSLGAGRVAILREVILPGATPSIVTGLAIGMGTSWFCLVTAEMISGQFGIGYYTWESYVVQNYPDIVVGMLLIGLLGMGSSGLVKRFGALATPWYRARRTA
- a CDS encoding ABC transporter substrate-binding protein, which gives rise to MRLRATVASLALAVSSLSASAETIRIAIGTQDTTINCATGGLLIRELGLLDKYLPHDGKYKDADYQVEWKNFTSGAPLTNEMVAGKLDFGAMADFPGSFNGVAHLDAGKRSLFISVLSGSTRGSGNGIVVPASSSVQSLAELKGKTISVPFASTAHGMLLRAVAAQGWDPEKDVRIIAQPPEIAGSALRSNRIEAHADFVPFAELFPNRGFARKIYDGSQAQAPTFHGALVDAAYAKKYPEIVTAYLRASLEADRLFAESPEKYSELIEKVTGIEAEVNYLFHGPLGLQTRDLTWKPEYRKAVATSIDTLKLLKKTDRGLDTDRFIDDQYIRAAFKASGQDYDQALKNYAPLPLKANDALTGKPITDFKRLAQIWVRGEDKVRHYASPEAALTALAQLEKEGKDIRAIYAQAADSGIKLLANQAWFVRNDQGELSAFLLKEQAEQYAQRNGGTALDFVSANQKQVAQR
- a CDS encoding ABC transporter ATP-binding protein — protein: MSALEQSVEPGRIEARGISIRLGQGSDAFEAVQALDFAIAPGEFVCILGPSGCGKSTLLGALAGHLRPSAGRLEVDGRPISGPSPERGMVFQHHTLLPWRSVLDNVAFGLKMQGLGKSERRRQAAEFLRLVGLEDFAGRWPSQLSGGMQQRAEIARVLINRPRLLLMDEPFGALDAQTRSRMQELLLDIWTRIRTTVVFVTHDIDEALFLADRILVMSPRPGRFIENLRLDFPRPRRASLLTSPGFSHLKRHCLELLRHEEGRELPRLTPLGLPTDHPPLRIAL
- a CDS encoding HEAT repeat domain-containing protein, producing the protein MTERTSDNPDILDLLPRLTDDDAGVRRIALIELADLEDPEGLPWLTDALVVDPAAEVRAEAARLLEAWEEPDVVQALCAALADAAEPVRLAAAQSLSELKTLEAGRVILPWVAHADAFVRSSALRALRELRLEEAAGPALLALEDAEAVVRREAVGILGWLKHDAALPELARLASDDADTEVRRAATGALGLARDASVLAALYAALRDTTWQVREEAATTLGKVGLAEAGPALVQALSDDYWQVRLRAARALGRLRYREAGVQLAALLGHGIANLRKEAALALGELGDAAALPALRQAAADGDPEVRKAVRIALAQLQGAA